Proteins encoded within one genomic window of Pseudorasbora parva isolate DD20220531a chromosome 3, ASM2467924v1, whole genome shotgun sequence:
- the LOC137071805 gene encoding zona pellucida sperm-binding protein 3-like isoform X2, with amino-acid sequence MHRSITTSCLARMRVLSATTMSKLIGTIVILSVCATGAIRNLKEGPMIGPDSRQYKVAFLPNEDPTGDITDVPLSSVAPVQVLCTERSMIVLIRADLNSNRRHVTAEELSLGWSTESCKASQYSASEYVIKADLHQCGSELLNSFGIVRTSTASIPIECHYKRTHFVSSIEMKPSRDPFTSTKSTVELIGFSFHLMTDDWRTKRLSYVYHLGEVMNIQASFLMAEHAPFRSLVTDSCVVTLEPNAASMPRYVFVQNHGCLVDSKVPGSSARFMARKQNHVIQMQMDVFRFREDHRNAIYITCQLKIVDMDLNIMNKACSYSGNRWLSVDGNDEVCECCENTCDVINQEHISNRSRLPKRSVSRDTTESNTVLLGPITVLD; translated from the exons ATGCACAGGAGCATTACCACTTCCTGCCTCGCTCGTATGCGGGTTCTTTCGGCCACGACGATGTCGAAACTTATAGGTACAATTGTTATATTAAGTGTATGCGCTACAGGCGCAATTCGTAATTTAAAGGAAGGTCCGATGATCGGGCCAGATTCTAGACAGTACAAAGTCGCATTTTTACCGAATGAGGACCCTACAGGTGATATTACAGACGTGCCCTTGAGCAGCGTTGCACCTGTGCAGGTGCTTTGCACTGAGCGAAGCATGATTGTGCTCATCAGAGCGGACCTTAACTCCAACCGCCGTCATGTCACTGCTGAAGAGTTGAGCCTCGGCTGGTCAACCGAAAGCTGCAAAGCCTCTCAGTACAGTGCCTCTGAATATGTGATTAAAGCCGATTTGCACCAGTGTGGCTCTGAATTATTG AACAGCTTCGGTATTGTAAGGACTAGCACTGCTTCTATTCCTATTGAATGCCACTACAAAAG GACCCACTTTGTAAGCAGTATTGAGATGAAGCCTTCCCGGGATCCATTTACATCTACCAAATCAACTGTGGAATTGATTGGGTTTTCCTTTCATCTTATGACTG ATGATTGGAGGACTAAAAGGTTATCCTATGTGTATCACCTTGGGGAGGTGATGAATATCCAAGCTTCTTTCTTGATGGCTGAGCATGCTCCCTTCAGATCATTAGTAACGGACAGTTGTGTGGTCACTCTGGAACCTAATGCCGCATCAATGCCCCGATATGTGTTTGTTCAGAACCATGG ATGTCTTGTTGATTCTAAAGTGCCAGGCTCTAGTGCCCGTTTCATGGCCAGAAAACAAAATCATGTGATTCAGATGCAGATGGATGTTTTCCGTTTTCGCGAAGACCACCGGAATGCT ATCTATATTACATGCCAGCTGAAGATTGTTGATATGGACTTGAATATCATGAACAAGGCCTGTAGCTATTCTGGAAACCG GTGGCTCAGTGTGGATGGTAATGATGAGGTTTGTGAATGCTGTGAGAATACTTGTGATGTCATCAACCAGGAACATATTAGCAACCGGAGTAGACTACCAAAAAGGTCAGTCAGCAGAG ATACAACAGAGTCCAACACGGTGTTGCTTGGTCCCATAACAGTTCTTGACTAA
- the LOC137071805 gene encoding zona pellucida sperm-binding protein 3-like isoform X1 — translation MHRSITTSCLARMRVLSATTMSKLIGTIVILSVCATGAIRNLKEGPMIGPDSRQYKVAFLPNEDPTGDITDVPLSSVAPVQVLCTERSMIVLIRADLNSNRRHVTAEELSLGWSTESCKASQYSASEYVIKADLHQCGSELLIDGDNLVYSNQLIYTPMQNSFGIVRTSTASIPIECHYKRTHFVSSIEMKPSRDPFTSTKSTVELIGFSFHLMTDDWRTKRLSYVYHLGEVMNIQASFLMAEHAPFRSLVTDSCVVTLEPNAASMPRYVFVQNHGCLVDSKVPGSSARFMARKQNHVIQMQMDVFRFREDHRNAIYITCQLKIVDMDLNIMNKACSYSGNRWLSVDGNDEVCECCENTCDVINQEHISNRSRLPKRSVSRDTTESNTVLLGPITVLD, via the exons ATGCACAGGAGCATTACCACTTCCTGCCTCGCTCGTATGCGGGTTCTTTCGGCCACGACGATGTCGAAACTTATAGGTACAATTGTTATATTAAGTGTATGCGCTACAGGCGCAATTCGTAATTTAAAGGAAGGTCCGATGATCGGGCCAGATTCTAGACAGTACAAAGTCGCATTTTTACCGAATGAGGACCCTACAGGTGATATTACAGACGTGCCCTTGAGCAGCGTTGCACCTGTGCAGGTGCTTTGCACTGAGCGAAGCATGATTGTGCTCATCAGAGCGGACCTTAACTCCAACCGCCGTCATGTCACTGCTGAAGAGTTGAGCCTCGGCTGGTCAACCGAAAGCTGCAAAGCCTCTCAGTACAGTGCCTCTGAATATGTGATTAAAGCCGATTTGCACCAGTGTGGCTCTGAATTATTG atTGATGGAGATAATTTGGTTTATTCAAACCAACTGATCTACACCCCTATGCAGAACAGCTTCGGTATTGTAAGGACTAGCACTGCTTCTATTCCTATTGAATGCCACTACAAAAG GACCCACTTTGTAAGCAGTATTGAGATGAAGCCTTCCCGGGATCCATTTACATCTACCAAATCAACTGTGGAATTGATTGGGTTTTCCTTTCATCTTATGACTG ATGATTGGAGGACTAAAAGGTTATCCTATGTGTATCACCTTGGGGAGGTGATGAATATCCAAGCTTCTTTCTTGATGGCTGAGCATGCTCCCTTCAGATCATTAGTAACGGACAGTTGTGTGGTCACTCTGGAACCTAATGCCGCATCAATGCCCCGATATGTGTTTGTTCAGAACCATGG ATGTCTTGTTGATTCTAAAGTGCCAGGCTCTAGTGCCCGTTTCATGGCCAGAAAACAAAATCATGTGATTCAGATGCAGATGGATGTTTTCCGTTTTCGCGAAGACCACCGGAATGCT ATCTATATTACATGCCAGCTGAAGATTGTTGATATGGACTTGAATATCATGAACAAGGCCTGTAGCTATTCTGGAAACCG GTGGCTCAGTGTGGATGGTAATGATGAGGTTTGTGAATGCTGTGAGAATACTTGTGATGTCATCAACCAGGAACATATTAGCAACCGGAGTAGACTACCAAAAAGGTCAGTCAGCAGAG ATACAACAGAGTCCAACACGGTGTTGCTTGGTCCCATAACAGTTCTTGACTAA